From Juglans regia cultivar Chandler chromosome 8, Walnut 2.0, whole genome shotgun sequence, the proteins below share one genomic window:
- the LOC108999686 gene encoding PR5-like receptor kinase: MQILHFDIKPQNILHDENLKPKILDFGLAKLYPVEDSIVRLTRARGKFGYMAPEMLYKNIGGVSYKADVYSFGMLLMEMVSRIKNVHASTEHLSQIYFLTWIYDQFHDEKNIEIQDAIEDERKICKKMMIVALWCIQLKPSDHPSMNKVVKMLEGDVECLQVPL, encoded by the coding sequence atgcaaattttacatttcgACATTAAGCCTCAGAACATTCTTCATGATGAGAATTTGAAGcccaaaattttggattttggcTTAGCGAAATTGTACCCGGTGGAAGATAGTATTGTTCGTTTGACTCGTGCAAGAGGAAAGTTTGGATACATGGCTCCTGAAatgctttacaaaaatattggagGCGTTTCATACAAAGCTGATGTCTATAGCTTTGGAATGTTGTTGATGGAGATGGTAAGCAGAATAAAGAACGTGCATGCATCTACAGAACATTTAAGCCAAATTTACTTCCTCACTTGGATATATGATCAATTCCATGATGAAAAGAATATAGAAATACAAGATGCTATTgaagatgaaaggaaaatatgtaagaagatgatgatagtcGCATTATGGTGCATACAATTGAAGCCTAGTGATCATCCATCAATGAACAAAGTCGTCAAAATGCTTGAAGGAGATGTTGAATGCTTACAAGTTCCTCTCTAG